A genomic stretch from Patagioenas fasciata isolate bPatFas1 chromosome 10, bPatFas1.hap1, whole genome shotgun sequence includes:
- the LOC139828712 gene encoding olfactory receptor 14J1-like, giving the protein MSNSSSITQFLLLPFTDTRELQLLHFWLFLGIYLAALLGNGLIITTIACDQHLHTPMYFFLLNLALLDLGCISTTVPKSMANSLWDSRVISYAGCAAQVFFVFFLFGAEYSLLSVMSYDRYVAICKPLHYGTLLGSRACVHMAAAAWATGFLSALLHTANTFSLPLCKGNVLDQFFCEIPQILKLSCSHSYLRELGLIVFSLLTGFGCFLFIVLSYVQIFRAVLRIPSEQGRHKAFSTCLPHLAMVSLLISTSMFAYLKAPSISSPSLDLVVSVLYSVVPPALNPLIYSMRNQKLKDALRKQMTGLFLKL; this is encoded by the coding sequence atgtccaacagcagctccatcacccagttcctgctcctgccattcacagacacacgggagctgcagctcttgcacttctggctcttcctgggcatctacctggctgccctcctgggcaacggcctcatcatcaccaccatagcctgtgaccagcacctccacacccccatgtacttcttcctgctcaacctcgccctccttgacctgggctgcatctccaccactgtccccaaatccatggccaactctctgtgggattccagggtcatttcctatgcaggatgtgctgcccaggtcttctttgtatttttcttgtttggtgcagagtattctcttctcagcgtcatgtcctacgaccgctacgttgccatctgcaaacccctgcactacgggaccctcctgggcagcagagcttgtgtccacatggcagcagctgcctgggccactgggtttctcagtgctctgctgcacacggccaatacattttcactgcccctgtgcaagggcaatgtcctggaccagttcttctgtgaaatcccccagatcctcaagctctcctgctcacactcctatctcagggaacttgggcttattgtgtttagtctattaacaggatttgggtgttttctcttcattgtgctgtcctatgtgcagatcttcagggccgtgctgaggatcccctctgagcagggacggcacaaagccttttccacctgtctccctcacctggccatggtctccctgcttatcagcacttccatgttcgcctacctgaaggccccctccatctcctctccttccctggatctggtggtgtctgttctgtactcagtggtgcctccagcactgaaccccctcatctacagcatgaggaaccagaagctcaaggatgccctgaggaaacagatgactggattatttctgaagctataa